The Betaproteobacteria bacterium region GTCAGGTGCAGCTGCACCGCGACTTCGGGGAACTGCTTGGCGAACTGCGAGAGGGCCGGTGCCACGTAGCCGCGGCCGAATCCGAGCGTGGCATTGACCTTGAGCAGTCCCTTCGGCGCCGCCCGCCGGCTCGCCACCAGCTGCTCCATCTCCTCGATATCCGACAGGATGCGCCGCGCATTCTCGAGATAGATCTCGCCTTCGTGGGTGAGGCTCAGCCGCCGTGTCGTGCGGTTGAGCAGACGCACTCCGAGGCGCTGCTCCAGTTGCGCGAGGCGCTTGCTGACGGCGGGGGGCGTTACCTCCAGTTCGCGCGCCGCCGCCGACAGACTCCCGGCCTTCACCAGGGAAGAGAAGAACGCGAGCTCGGAGGGTCCCGTCATTGTTAACTCCAGGGAACAGATGGCTTGAGATCAGACCCATTATATCGACCCTGTGCCGCCCTAACATGCTCTTCGAGCGGCGAGGCTTAGGCTGGAAAGAGCGGGCGCAGCGGCTCACGAGGCAGGTCGACGCGATCCCGTGTCGCCCGTGCCGCCCCCCTTGAGGGGCAAACCTGACAGAGAGAGGAGAACGCAATGCGTGAGTACAAGATTGCCGCTGTTCCGGGCGATGGCATCGGCCCCGAAGTGATCGCCGCCGGTCTCGAGGTGCTGGAAGAGTGCGCCCGCCGCGACGGCGGGTTCAAGCTGAAGGTGGAGCATTTCGACTGGGGCTCCGACTACTACAAGAAGCACGGCGTCATGATGCCGGCCGGCGGCGCGAACGCGCTGCGCCGCTTCGACGCCATCTACTTCGGCGCGGTGGGCGCTCCCGACGTGCCCGACCACATCACCCTGTGGGGACTGCGCCTGGCGATTTGCCAGCCGCTCGACCAGTACGCGAACGTGCGTCCCACGCGCATTCTGCGCGGCATCCAGAGCCCGCTGCGCAACGTCGGCGAGAAGGAGCTCGACTGGGTGATCGTGCGCGAGAACTCCGAGGGTGAATACGCCGGCGTCGGCGGCCGTGCCCACCAGGGCCTGCCGGAGGAAGTCGGTACCGATATCACCATCTTCACCCGCACCGGTGTGTCGCGCATCATCCGCTACGCATTCGAGCTGGCACGCTCGCGTCCGCGCAAGCTTCTTACCGTCGTCACCAAGTCCAACGCACAACGCCACGGCATGGTGATGTGGGACGAGATCGCCGCCGAGGTCGCGCAGGAGTTCCCCGACGTGACCTGGGACAAGATGCTGGTCGACGCGATGACGATGCGCATGGTGCTGCGCCCGCAGACCCTTGACACCATCGTCGCGACCAACCTGCACGCCGACATCCTCTCGGATCTCGCCGCCGCGCTGGCTGGGTCCCTGGGGATCGCACCGACCGCCAACCTCAACCCGGAGCGCAAGACGCCTTCGATGTTCGAGCCGATTCACGGCTCCGCCTTCGACATCACCGGCAAGGGCATCGCCAACCCCATCGCAACTTTCTGGACCGGCTCGATGATGCTCGAACACCTCGGCGAGAAGGCGGCTGCGGCAAGGTTGATGGCGGCCGTGGAGGCGGTCACCGCCGACAAGTCCCTGCATACCCCCGACCTCGGCGGCAAGGCAACCACCGCCGACGTCACCAAAGCGGTCTGCGAAGCCATGGTCGGCTAGCGACGGCGCCGGCGCGCCAGACCCGCATCCCCGGCGCCCCGCGGCGCCGGGCAGCCCCCAAGACGGGCGCCACTCGCGCCCAACGACGAAGCCCCGCACGGCACCGTGACAGAGGGTCGGGGGCGGCTTCGTCCCCAACGCCTCTGGAGGAGGACGTCATGTTTCGCCGCTTCTTTGGAAAACTCTATGTTCAGGTTCTGATCGGCGTCACTGCCGGTGTGCTTCTCGGCTACCTCGAGCCCACCTGGGGTGCCGAGCTCAAGCCTTTGGGTGACGGTTTCATCCGGCTCATCAAGATGGTCTTCGCGCCGGTGATCTTCGCCACCGTCGTGCTCGGCATCGCGCGAATGGAAAACATGAAGGAGTTGGGGCGCGTCGGTGTCCGCGCCCTCGTCTACTTCGAGGTCCTTTCCACCTTCGCCCTGGTGCTGGGGCTCGTCGTCGTCAACGTCATGCAGCCGGGCAGCGGCATGAACATCGATCCGGCCACGCTCGACACCAAGTCGATCGCCAACTACACGGCCACGACGGCGAAGCCCGCCGGGTTCGTCGATTTCGTGCTCAACCTCATTCCGGCGAGTGTGGTCGACGCCCTGGCGCGCAACGACATCCTGCAGATCCTGGTGTTCGCGACGTTCTTCGGCATTGCGCTCTCGCACATCGGCCCGCGCGCGAAACCGGTGGTCGACTTTCTCGACTCCTTCGTGCACGGCATCTTCGCGATCGTCGGCATGGTCATGCGACTCGCCCCCATCGCTGCGTTCGGTGCGATGGCATTCACCGTCGGCAAGTACGGCTTCGGCTCGATCGTGTCGCTCGGCAAGCTGATGCTCACCATG contains the following coding sequences:
- a CDS encoding tartrate dehydrogenase; translation: MREYKIAAVPGDGIGPEVIAAGLEVLEECARRDGGFKLKVEHFDWGSDYYKKHGVMMPAGGANALRRFDAIYFGAVGAPDVPDHITLWGLRLAICQPLDQYANVRPTRILRGIQSPLRNVGEKELDWVIVRENSEGEYAGVGGRAHQGLPEEVGTDITIFTRTGVSRIIRYAFELARSRPRKLLTVVTKSNAQRHGMVMWDEIAAEVAQEFPDVTWDKMLVDAMTMRMVLRPQTLDTIVATNLHADILSDLAAALAGSLGIAPTANLNPERKTPSMFEPIHGSAFDITGKGIANPIATFWTGSMMLEHLGEKAAAARLMAAVEAVTADKSLHTPDLGGKATTADVTKAVCEAMVG
- a CDS encoding dicarboxylate/amino acid:cation symporter, encoding MFRRFFGKLYVQVLIGVTAGVLLGYLEPTWGAELKPLGDGFIRLIKMVFAPVIFATVVLGIARMENMKELGRVGVRALVYFEVLSTFALVLGLVVVNVMQPGSGMNIDPATLDTKSIANYTATTAKPAGFVDFVLNLIPASVVDALARNDILQILVFATFFGIALSHIGPRAKPVVDFLDSFVHGIFAIVGMVMRLAPIAAFGAMAFTVGKYGFGSIVSLGKLMLTMYVTCFLFVVIVLGSVSRIAGFSLWKLLRYIKDEIFTVLATSSSESVVPQMMRKLENAGVSKPVVGLVIPSGLTFNPDGQCIYYTMAAIFIAQATNTPLTLTDQLVVLGVLLLTSKGSAGVTGSGFITLAATLASLGTIPVAGMVLLLGVDRFMSEARAITNTIGNAVGTLAISRWVGTTDRARLATVLDGKVDAEDLDALYEFDPVTDPHARQAA